A part of Paenibacillus sp. sptzw28 genomic DNA contains:
- a CDS encoding DUF4127 family protein has translation MGKIVYLPLDERPCNAKFPMQIAASSDLKLTAPPRSLLGNKKQPAPYGALKDWLIAETVQADILIISLDMLVYGGIVPSRLHHLSGRECSERFGTLIECRKRNPWLRIYAFNLIMRAPACNSSDEEPDYYEEFGVRLARNGWLSDKTIREGLSDEERLELQQIRSELPETVTRDFIGRRETNTTVNHMAVDLVRQGAIDFLIIPLDDNAKYGYSSHEQRQLLLSAEKHQLLDRIHIYPGADEIGCTLLARVFCELKNYRPEIYIRHSSTNGPFVIPKYEDRSLGESIKSHITAAGAFIADSSAAADAILMVNSPPAGQYDMAETSQSFSERHASYFSEVNLREFAQAIDVYTEKGKMVALADVGTCNGADEPLMKLISKSGLLPRISAYAGWNTSGNTLGTVIAHAIIESFYRKAEVVLQQEASRSRRSREFYLARLVEDWGYQSIIRREVARDYLEALGGNYFDISAAASQVHELIRGKMNAFITQYLHDLQPDRIKLGRVELPWRRMFEVDFELSII, from the coding sequence ATGGGAAAAATCGTTTATCTCCCTTTAGATGAAAGACCCTGCAATGCCAAGTTTCCTATGCAAATCGCCGCTTCCTCGGACCTTAAACTGACGGCTCCTCCAAGGTCACTTCTGGGTAATAAGAAACAGCCCGCTCCCTACGGAGCGCTGAAGGATTGGCTGATTGCCGAAACCGTTCAGGCCGATATTCTGATTATTTCTCTCGACATGCTCGTTTACGGCGGAATCGTCCCCTCCAGGCTTCACCATCTTTCCGGCCGGGAATGTTCGGAGCGGTTCGGGACGTTAATCGAATGCAGGAAGAGAAATCCGTGGCTTCGAATCTATGCGTTCAACTTGATTATGCGGGCCCCTGCCTGTAACAGCAGCGACGAAGAACCCGATTATTATGAGGAATTCGGGGTCCGTCTGGCGAGGAACGGATGGCTCAGCGACAAAACTATCCGGGAAGGCTTATCGGATGAGGAGCGGCTGGAGCTGCAGCAAATCCGGTCCGAGCTGCCGGAGACTGTGACCCGGGACTTCATAGGCCGCCGCGAGACGAATACAACTGTTAACCACATGGCGGTAGATCTCGTGCGTCAAGGCGCGATCGACTTTCTCATCATCCCTCTCGACGATAACGCTAAATACGGTTATTCCTCACACGAACAACGGCAATTGTTGTTGTCGGCGGAGAAGCATCAACTGCTTGATAGGATACATATATACCCCGGCGCGGACGAGATCGGCTGCACATTGCTTGCACGCGTCTTCTGCGAGCTCAAAAACTATCGCCCGGAAATCTACATCCGACACTCCTCGACTAACGGACCCTTCGTCATCCCGAAATATGAGGACCGAAGCTTGGGGGAAAGCATCAAAAGCCATATTACCGCTGCCGGGGCATTCATCGCAGACAGCTCCGCTGCGGCCGATGCGATACTGATGGTCAATTCACCGCCGGCGGGCCAATACGATATGGCGGAGACATCGCAAAGCTTCAGCGAGAGGCATGCTTCTTATTTCTCGGAAGTCAACCTCAGAGAGTTCGCGCAAGCGATCGATGTATATACGGAGAAAGGGAAAATGGTCGCCCTTGCCGATGTCGGAACATGCAATGGAGCTGACGAGCCGCTGATGAAGCTGATCTCCAAGTCGGGGCTGCTTCCGCGCATCTCGGCGTACGCGGGTTGGAACACATCCGGCAATACCCTCGGAACCGTCATTGCACATGCCATCATAGAGTCGTTCTACCGTAAAGCGGAGGTTGTACTGCAGCAGGAAGCTTCGCGTTCGCGGCGCAGCAGAGAGTTCTACCTCGCCAGACTTGTTGAGGACTGGGGCTACCAGTCCATTATACGACGCGAAGTCGCCCGCGATTACTTAGAAGCGCTTGGAGGTAACTATTTCGATATAAGCGCGGCCGCTTCCCAGGTGCACGAACTGATCCGCGGCAAAATGAATGCTTTTATTACACAATATCTTCATGATCTGCAGCCTGACCGGATCAAGCTCGGGCGCGTCGAGCTTCCTTGGAGGCGAATGTTTGAGGTCGACTTTGAATTATCGATTATATAG
- a CDS encoding HIT family protein, with the protein MNAYSHKPEGYECPFCHVVSGIELPQQGTKQKDIIHQNEYITAFIASKWWINNKGHVLVVPNRHFENIYELPAEYAVEVHRAAQLAALAMKGAYGCDGISTRQHNEPSGNQDVWHYHLHVYPRYENDQLYLMNGYQTDPDERSIYAEKLRTWIRENV; encoded by the coding sequence ATGAATGCATATTCACATAAGCCCGAAGGATACGAATGTCCATTTTGCCATGTTGTTTCGGGCATCGAACTACCTCAGCAGGGAACAAAACAGAAAGATATCATTCACCAGAATGAATACATAACAGCCTTTATCGCTAGCAAGTGGTGGATAAACAATAAAGGGCATGTTCTTGTTGTCCCAAATCGACACTTCGAGAACATATATGAACTCCCTGCAGAGTATGCTGTTGAAGTTCACCGAGCAGCTCAACTAGCAGCGCTTGCAATGAAAGGTGCATATGGATGTGATGGAATTTCCACGCGACAACATAATGAGCCTTCCGGCAATCAAGACGTGTGGCATTACCATCTCCATGTTTATCCGCGATATGAGAATGATCAACTTTACCTGATGAATGGTTATCAGACCGATCCAGATGAACGCTCAATATATGCTGAAAAGTTGCGTACTTGGATACGGGAAAATGTGTAG
- the dctA gene encoding C4-dicarboxylate transporter DctA, with product MKQETARVKKPFYKGLFFQIMVSIIAGILVGYLWPTVGIELKPLGDGFIKLIKMMIAPLVFSVVVVGIAKIGDIKAVGRIGGKTILYFEVVTTLALIIGMVVANLTNPGVGMHVDPASLSTAGIEATTKGSELPSGTSFFLNIIPDSAIGAFVNNSMLQVLLVSCLFGFALSHVGGRTSEVILDFMERVNEVLFKIVGYIMKLTAIATFGAMAFAVSQYGIDTLLSLGKLFAAMTVACLVFIVVLAVIMRIFIGLSLWKLVLYIREEIMLAFATGSSEAVMPQLMNKFEHAGCNRAVVGLVVPTGYSFNLDGASIYLSLALVFLAQATGVNLSFGDQLMILGVLLLTSKGMAGIPGSAFVALSATAAATGSFPIAAVALMLAPDRFMGNYRTTVNIIGYAVAAFVIARWENLLDINRAKDVLDGQIAYEAKNTVESAPGLIG from the coding sequence GTGAAGCAAGAAACAGCACGTGTAAAAAAGCCATTCTACAAAGGACTTTTCTTTCAAATCATGGTATCAATCATTGCAGGTATCCTGGTGGGCTATTTATGGCCAACCGTAGGTATTGAACTGAAACCGCTCGGCGACGGCTTCATTAAGCTGATTAAAATGATGATCGCGCCGCTTGTCTTCAGTGTGGTGGTAGTCGGCATCGCGAAGATTGGTGATATCAAGGCCGTAGGTAGAATCGGCGGCAAAACGATCCTCTATTTCGAAGTGGTGACCACCCTTGCTTTAATTATCGGCATGGTCGTGGCCAATCTCACCAATCCGGGTGTAGGAATGCATGTAGATCCGGCAAGCCTGTCAACAGCAGGTATCGAGGCAACAACGAAAGGATCTGAGCTTCCGAGCGGAACGAGCTTTTTCCTGAACATCATTCCGGATAGCGCCATTGGCGCGTTCGTTAATAACAGTATGCTGCAGGTTCTGCTGGTCTCCTGTTTATTCGGATTTGCGCTTTCGCATGTAGGGGGGCGGACCTCGGAAGTCATTCTTGATTTCATGGAGCGGGTCAACGAGGTGTTGTTCAAGATTGTAGGCTATATCATGAAGCTTACCGCGATTGCCACATTCGGGGCGATGGCCTTTGCCGTGAGTCAGTACGGTATCGACACGCTGCTGTCATTGGGTAAACTCTTTGCCGCGATGACGGTCGCTTGTTTGGTCTTCATCGTTGTCCTGGCCGTTATAATGAGAATATTCATCGGCCTCAGTCTGTGGAAGCTTGTACTTTATATCCGGGAAGAGATCATGCTGGCTTTCGCGACAGGTTCCTCTGAAGCGGTCATGCCGCAGTTAATGAACAAATTCGAGCATGCGGGCTGCAATCGAGCCGTTGTGGGCCTTGTCGTTCCGACCGGATACTCATTCAATCTTGACGGAGCATCGATTTACCTCTCGCTCGCCCTTGTTTTTCTTGCTCAAGCCACCGGTGTTAATTTGAGCTTTGGCGATCAGTTGATGATTCTTGGGGTCCTGTTATTAACCTCCAAAGGTATGGCGGGTATACCGGGTTCCGCTTTCGTCGCACTTTCGGCAACCGCCGCGGCAACCGGTTCGTTTCCTATAGCAGCCGTTGCCCTGATGCTGGCTCCCGACCGGTTCATGGGGAATTACCGAACAACCGTCAACATTATCGGCTACGCCGTTGCAGCCTTTGTCATTGCACGCTGGGAAAATCTACTCGATATCAACCGCGCTAAGGATGTGCTTGACGGCCAAATCGCCTATGAAGCTAAAAACACGGTTGAAAGTGCTCCCGGCTTAATCGGTTGA
- a CDS encoding HEAT repeat domain-containing protein, producing MEQQAIRERQALQLLTDEQMRTFIAEGFLILKTDFSQEFQRQLLSQLDYVYEKEGNPGNNLLPRIRELQLVFESPVIKGALTSVLGPGYIMHTHRYGHLNSNPQAGNWHKDSYWGYSRMRNHKPWWAMIMYFPQDTPIEMGPTGVMPGTQYYESRTFEGDDHDEEGKASGNAGTFALIHYDIWHRSTANLSGKQRYMLKFEFMRTQVPSAPAWDCSDPKWRPPAAFSAPLIRHDLLWKDTWNWLKGEVGSLAEDSDSTGGLVETELLLEQLKDPAPGIRAEAANQLGLAAAGSNRVSDALAEALGDEFEPVRLNAAYGLAAMGEEGAGMLLDALLNDNRKVSMAAAYGLSVNGGSAVDGLSRLLGGDREEAVNLAAFALGELRHLAGKAVPGLVRLTGHSSVVIRRTAVEALGRIQSPEHDDSIITALADKLQDGDYQVRFWAGLALAKKGSTAAAAVPGLVRALDDDNRYVRGHAAEALRRIGTPESTSLLLDYLFASRWCSITTAQNEWYP from the coding sequence ATGGAGCAGCAAGCGATTCGTGAGCGGCAAGCTCTTCAGCTGCTGACGGATGAACAGATGAGAACGTTTATTGCGGAAGGTTTTCTGATCCTGAAGACCGATTTCTCTCAGGAATTTCAACGGCAATTATTATCTCAGCTTGATTATGTTTACGAGAAGGAAGGAAATCCCGGCAACAATCTGCTTCCGCGTATCAGGGAGCTGCAGCTCGTATTTGAAAGTCCTGTCATCAAGGGGGCGCTTACAAGCGTGCTCGGACCCGGCTATATTATGCATACGCATCGTTACGGTCACCTGAACAGCAATCCGCAAGCGGGCAACTGGCACAAAGACAGCTATTGGGGCTACAGCCGAATGCGCAATCACAAACCTTGGTGGGCGATGATTATGTATTTTCCGCAGGATACTCCAATTGAAATGGGTCCTACCGGTGTGATGCCGGGCACTCAATATTATGAAAGCCGCACCTTTGAAGGCGACGATCATGATGAGGAGGGCAAAGCAAGCGGAAATGCCGGTACGTTCGCCCTGATTCACTATGACATCTGGCACCGGTCAACGGCTAATCTGTCGGGTAAACAGCGGTATATGCTTAAATTCGAGTTCATGCGCACGCAGGTGCCCAGCGCACCCGCCTGGGATTGCTCCGATCCCAAGTGGCGGCCTCCAGCGGCTTTCAGCGCGCCTCTCATCAGACATGATTTACTGTGGAAAGATACCTGGAACTGGCTAAAGGGTGAAGTCGGCAGCTTGGCGGAGGATTCGGACTCGACCGGCGGGCTTGTTGAGACAGAGCTCCTGCTGGAACAGTTGAAGGATCCGGCTCCGGGGATAAGAGCGGAAGCGGCGAACCAATTGGGATTAGCCGCCGCAGGTTCCAACCGCGTTTCGGACGCGCTGGCGGAAGCGCTTGGAGATGAATTCGAACCTGTCCGCTTGAATGCCGCTTACGGTCTTGCCGCAATGGGTGAGGAAGGCGCCGGTATGCTCCTTGATGCGCTCCTGAACGATAACCGTAAGGTCTCAATGGCGGCTGCTTATGGTCTGAGTGTGAACGGCGGGTCGGCTGTCGACGGGTTATCACGCTTACTGGGAGGCGACCGTGAAGAAGCGGTCAATCTTGCGGCTTTCGCACTCGGCGAGCTGCGGCATTTGGCAGGTAAAGCTGTTCCCGGACTTGTCCGGCTGACCGGTCACTCGTCGGTAGTCATCCGCAGAACGGCAGTGGAAGCGCTGGGACGGATTCAGTCCCCGGAGCATGATGATAGCATTATTACGGCATTGGCCGACAAGCTGCAGGACGGGGATTACCAAGTGCGGTTCTGGGCGGGGCTGGCTTTGGCGAAGAAGGGATCCACGGCCGCTGCGGCTGTTCCCGGGCTTGTCAGAGCGTTGGACGACGACAACCGCTACGTGCGGGGTCATGCCGCCGAGGCGCTGCGCCGGATTGGAACGCCGGAATCGACGAGCCTTCTGCTCGATTATTTGTTCGCTTCGCGTTGGTGTTCGATTACTACCGCGCAGAACGAGTGGTATCCGTAA
- a CDS encoding beta-ketoacyl synthase N-terminal-like domain-containing protein, whose amino-acid sequence MKRIVVTGYGIKAPGIEDRQRFKDVLDQGLCTLEVVSGIGPNETDLVCGIIHNEYKRINGRNYKYYPRIARMAIAAADEAVKMSGIELKEGLRVSVIMGTSVGGLSEIEQYAVYSNNGQYDKFPLIGAGAGNPHSLSSSVAYHIGANGLVFTLSTGCTAGLDSIMMAKVLLESGQADVCIVGGSDAPISTGCIYSFAKLGALSKDLDIHTAGSPFSMDKEGFVLSEGAAVLVLERETDALERDTAIYGSIDNIYSNNDGQSIFASDLTGETMSKALKMTVGDYLPTYINSQALGLQANDTVEYIAYTNNFEDHSIPITSIKGQIGHAFGASGVMQTIASLISIEYDFIPPTVKTTGYGFGDLPILQETKYCDVNQVVVTSHGYGGNNTCMLLSKYLQ is encoded by the coding sequence GTGAAGAGAATCGTAGTTACCGGATATGGCATTAAAGCACCGGGTATTGAAGACAGGCAGCGGTTCAAAGACGTATTGGATCAAGGGTTGTGCACCTTGGAGGTGGTAAGCGGAATCGGCCCTAATGAAACGGATCTGGTGTGTGGAATCATTCATAACGAGTATAAGCGAATTAATGGCCGCAATTACAAATACTACCCCAGAATAGCACGGATGGCCATCGCTGCAGCGGACGAAGCGGTGAAGATGTCAGGTATTGAATTAAAGGAAGGGTTGCGGGTTTCCGTCATTATGGGAACCTCTGTCGGCGGATTGTCGGAGATAGAGCAGTACGCCGTTTACAGCAATAACGGACAATATGATAAGTTTCCGTTAATCGGCGCGGGTGCGGGCAACCCGCATAGTTTGTCCTCATCCGTGGCGTATCATATCGGTGCGAACGGACTGGTTTTTACTTTAAGTACAGGCTGCACCGCCGGGTTGGATTCCATTATGATGGCGAAGGTGCTGCTCGAGTCGGGTCAAGCGGACGTCTGTATCGTGGGAGGATCGGATGCGCCGATATCGACAGGCTGCATCTACAGCTTTGCGAAGCTGGGAGCACTGTCCAAGGATTTGGATATTCATACGGCAGGTTCTCCATTTTCGATGGATAAAGAAGGCTTCGTTCTCTCAGAAGGCGCCGCAGTGCTAGTATTGGAACGGGAAACGGATGCATTGGAGAGAGACACTGCGATTTACGGTTCAATCGATAACATCTATTCGAACAATGACGGGCAGTCGATATTCGCATCGGACCTTACTGGCGAAACGATGTCCAAAGCGCTTAAGATGACAGTTGGTGATTACCTTCCGACCTATATCAACAGTCAGGCGCTGGGGCTTCAGGCTAACGATACAGTGGAATACATAGCCTATACGAATAATTTCGAGGACCACTCCATTCCGATTACTTCAATTAAAGGCCAGATTGGCCATGCCTTCGGAGCAAGCGGAGTGATGCAAACCATAGCTTCGCTTATATCGATAGAGTATGATTTCATACCGCCGACCGTAAAGACGACGGGCTATGGGTTTGGCGACTTGCCTATTCTCCAGGAAACAAAATATTGCGATGTAAATCAGGTCGTAGTCACATCCCACGGTTATGGCGGAAACAATACGTGTATGCTGCTGTCCAAGTACCTCCAATAA